Proteins from a single region of Oenanthe melanoleuca isolate GR-GAL-2019-014 chromosome 12, OMel1.0, whole genome shotgun sequence:
- the LOC130258357 gene encoding uncharacterized protein LOC130258357 has product MWQMLKEMLQRKQGMKGEAVQKQDAFPGGSSGSVPASAAGREVMPGTVTGGDVPRKNSPFAWLQKVLKPLEHPAGVSAGRTFPAPLLIATSKPSSHRRGPPTEKIRDTADNISLKPSKAMWQMLKKMLQRKQGMKGEAVQKQDAFPRGSTGSVPASAAGREAMPGTVTGGDVPRKNSPLSWLQKVLKPLEHPAGVSAGRTFPAPLLIATSKPSSHRRGPLRGENKPSGKKESLGSNDILEDTVKELQKGLEMDMEVLWKAAFPHGSSRSLAAPASRGKAMPGTGTGTGTGDGIAGKVSPLAWWYEVLKPLEPPAGVPAGRISPTPVLDAAHKPSSHPRGPPTEKTKHMADKKFLKPFEIMRQMLKEMLQERQEVDGEDVLKAAFPGGSSGSIAGREAMPGTVTGDWDRDLDYLEALVEYGMKFLGDAEDEPIGEGDLAIQPTFREEPLGAGEGVSAGRISLPPGMDDAHKHSYHDKGKTQENGAKISLDSEEFLRQTQKKVQGEQVVNQKSVQKEALPDGSSGSVPASPAGGKAMPGTGTGTGTGDAASASTHVPNSQKGIGSGVCQGTRCLLELMAIVAGGELVFMLCCVGVWYCWKRKCHTSGQQMKDGGNTSH; this is encoded by the exons ATGTGGCAAATGctgaaggaaatgctgcagagaaaacaag GAATGaaaggagaggctgtgcagaaaCAAGACGCATTTCCTGGAGGAAGCAGTGGTtctgttccagcctctgctgcaggaagggaggtgatgccaggcacagtcacaggag GTGACGTTCCTAGGAAGAATTCTCCATTCGCTTGGCTGCAAAAAGTTTTAAagcccttggagcatcctgCAG gtgtgtctgcagggagaaCTTTTCCAGCACCTTTGCTGATTGCTACaagcaagcccagctcccatcGCAGGG GACCTCCCACAGAAAAGATCAGAGACACAGCAGACAACATATCCCTAAAACCATCCAAAGCCATGTGgcaaatgctgaagaaaatgctgcagagaaaacaag GAATGaaaggagaggctgtgcagaaaCAAGACGCATTTCCCCGAGGAAGCACTGGCtctgttccagcctctgctgcaggaagggaggccatgccaggcacagtcacaggag GTGACGTTCCTAGGAAGAATTCTCCATTATCTTGGCTGCAAAAAGTTTTGAagcccttggagcatcctgCAG gtgtgtctgcagggagaaCTTTTCCAGCACCTTTGCTGATTGCTACaagcaagcccagctcccatcGCAGGG GTCCTCTAAGAGGGGAGAACAAACCTAGCGGAAAAAAGGAATCGCTTGGGTCAAATGACATCCTGGAAGACACTGTGAAGGAACTGCAGAAAGGGCttg AGATGGACATGGAGGTTCTGTGGAAGGCAGCATTTCCCCATGGGAGCAGTCGCTCATTGGCAGCCCCTGCTTCAAGAGGAAAGGCGATGCCAGGCacgggcacaggcacaggcacaggag ATGGGATTGCTGGGAAGGTTTCTCCTTTAGCCTGGTGGTATGAAGTTTTGAAGCCCTTGGAGCCTCCAGCAG GTGTGCCTGCAGGGAGAATTTCTCCAACTCCTGTCCTGGATGCTGCACACAAACCCAGTTCCCATCCTAGGG GTCCTCCCACAGAAAAGACCAAACACATGGCAGACAAGAAATTCTTGAAGCCATTTGAAATCATGAGGCAAATGctgaaggaaatgctgcaggaaagacaag aaGTGGATGGAGAGGATGTGCTGAAGGCTGCATTTCCTGGAGGAAGCAGTGGCTCCATTGCAGGAAGGGAGGCCatgccaggcacagtcacaggag aTTGGGATCGCGACTTGGATTATCTGGAAGCCCTGGTGGAATACGGCATGAAATTCTTGGGGGATGCTGAAG ATGAACCTATTGGGGAAGGTGATCTGGCTATCCAGCCCACATTCAGGGAAGAGCCCCTGGGAGCTGGTGAGG gtgtgtctgcaggAAGGATTTCTTTACCTCCTGGCATGGATGATGCACACAAGCACAGCTACCATGACAAGG GAAAGACCCAAGAAAATGGAGCCAAAATATCTCTTGATTCAGAAGAATTCCTGAGGCAAACACAGAAGAAAGTGCAGGGAGAACAag tgGTGAACCAAAAGTCTGTGCAGAAGGAAGCACTTCCCGATGGAAGCAGTGGCTCGGtgccagcctctcctgcaggagggaaagCAATGCCAGGCACgggcacaggaacaggcacaggag ATGCAGCCAGCGCCTCAACACATGTTCCCAATTCCCAGAAGGGCATTGGAAGCGGTGTCTGTCAGGGAACACGCTGTTTGCTTGAGTTAATGGCCATTGTGGCTGGTGGGGAGCTTGTCTTCATGTTGTGCTGTGTTGGAGTCTGGTAttgctggaagagaaaatg tCACACCTCTGGACAGCAGATGAAAGACGGTGGCAACACCTCACACTGA
- the PTPDC1 gene encoding protein tyrosine phosphatase domain-containing protein 1 isoform X2, which yields MAAGVLLQNEQPYSSLIESSVYLANMSSGGSRRPTAKYTKVGERLRHVIPGHMQCSMACGGRACKYENPTRWAEHEQALKGLYSSWITDNILAMARPSTELIEKYNIIEQFERCGIKSIINLQRPGEHASCGNPLEQESGFTYLPEAFMEAGIYFYNFGWKDYGVASLTTILDMVKVMSFALQEGRVAVHCHAGLGRTGVLIACYLVFATRMSADQAILFVRAKRPNSIQTRGQLLCVREFSQFLVPLRNVFACCEPKAHAVTLSQYLTRQRHLLHGYESRHLKYVPKLVHLVCKLLLDLAENRQVIEAELLDIPDLSAEIEKTVAQLESTELEQELARHDSDASDSSHTHSSALDTQDSHFSLGHECDSFCKRRNVECLQPLTHLRRRLSYSESDLRRAEFLLEQDDTAWTVPAQILANNKAKQNSGEESSATGEAKPQLELNKEALVRNTCMFWSQGRFSLDGRRDGSYHRRNSTKEVQRSRTFSSGLASIYNPKEPEMPRHSFANETTHRKDYKTNIYGRRVYLSEDSDSSSSSSRGNFSIGYESQGSREVSETIPHIVLQSELSLEARRVLAAKALADINEFLGEDEVKQKVEMWQKELNSRDGAWDKICTERDPFILCSLMWSWIEQLKEPILSKDDIDMLAKNCTESQNALHLLRKEQCQTILCILHCVVNLQVLPADVEEALLARAIKAFTKTSFNSENGPYVYNTLKTVLKQALEEKRKRIKEGQENPS from the exons ATGGCTGCAGGAGTTTTGCTGCAAAATGAGCAACCATACTCCTCACTGATAGAGAGCAGTGTGTATCTGGCAAATATGAGTTCAG GGGGCTCGAGGCGCCCCACGGCCAAGTACACGAAGGTGGGGGAGCGGCTGCGCCACGTCATCCCCGGGCACATGCAGTGCTCCATGGCCTGCGGCGGCCGCGCCTGCAAGTACGAGAACCCCACGCGCTGGGCTGAGCACGAGCAGGCTCTCAAGGGCCTCTACTCTTCCTG GATAACAGATAATATCCTGGCTATGGCTCGACCCTCAACAGAACTAATTGAAAAGTACAACATTATTGAGCAGTTTGAAAG ATGTGGCATAAAATCCATAATTAACCTTCAGCGTCCTGGGGAGCATGCGAGCTGTGGGAAccccctggagcaggagagcgGCTTCACCTATCTTCCTGAAGCCTTTATGGAGGCTGGCA tttatttttataattttggaTGGAAGGATTACGGAGTGGCATCTCTCACGACTATCCTTGACATGGTAAAGGTGATGTCTTTTgccctgcaggaggggagggtGGCTGTTCATTGCCATGCAGGACTTGGGAGAACAG GTGTTCTAATAGCTTGCTACTTAGTTTTTGCCACCAGAATGAGCGCTGACCAAGCGATTCTGTTTGTCAGAGCCAAAAGGCCAAATTCCATCCAGACACgggggcagctgctgtgtgtcagGGAGTTCTCCCAGTTCCTGGTCCCCCTCCGCAACGTCTTTGCGTGCTGTGAGCCCAAGGCACACGCGGTCACCCTGTCCCAGTACCTGACTCGCCAGAGGCACCTGCTCCATGGCTACGAGAGCAGGCACCTCAAGTACGTGCCAAAACTCGTCCACCTGGTGtgcaagctgctgctggacctGGCTGAGAACAGACAGGTGAtagaggcagagctgctggacatCCCAGATCTCTCAGCTGAGATTGAGAAGACCGTGGCCCAGCTGGAATCCACAGAGCTTGAGCAGGAGCTGGCCAGGCACGACAGCGACGCGTCGGACTCGTCTCACACCCACTCCTCTGCTCTCGACACCCAGGACTCGCACTTTTCCCTGGGACATGAATGTGATTCCTTTTGTAAAAGAAGGAATGTCGAATGCCTTCAGCCTCTTACTCATCTGAGAAGGCGTCTGAGCTACAGTGAGTCAGACCTAAGGAGAGCTGAGTTTCTTTTAGAACAGGATGACACTGCCTGGACAGTGCCTGCTCAGATCTTAGCGAACAACAAAGCCAAGCAGAACAGTGGGGAGGAAAGTTCTGCCACAGGTGAGGCAAAGCCACAGCTGGAGTTAAACAAAGAAGCATTAGTGCGTAACACATGCATGTTCTGGAGTCAAGGGAGATTTAGTTTGGATGGACGAAGGGATGGCTCCTATCACAGAAGGAACTCTACCAAAGAAGTACAACGCAGCAGAACCTTTTCCTCAGGCCTTGCGTCCATCTACAATCCCAAGGAACCTGAGATGCCGAGGCACAGCTTTGCTAATGAGACTACTCACAGGAAGGATTATAAGACCAATATATATGGCAGGAGAGTCTATCTCTCTGAGGACTCTGactcttcttcttcctcttccagaGGGAACTTTTCCATTGGATATGAAAGCCAGGGTAGTAGGGAGGTGTCAGAGACAATTCCACACATTGTTCTGCAGTCAGAATTAAGTTTGGAAGCCCGAAGAGTTTTGGCAGCCAAAGCACTTGCAGATATAAATGAATTTCTGGGAGAGGATGAAGTGAAGCAGAAGGTAGAAATGTGGCAG aaagaACTGAATTCTCGAGATGGAGCTTGGGATAAAATCTGCACCGAGAGAGATCCTTTCATCCTCTGCAGCTTGATGTGGTCATGGATAGAGCAGCTGAAAGAACCTATTCTATCCAAAGATGATATTGACATGCTGGCAAAAAATtgcacagaatcccagaatgcACTCCACTTGCTGAGAAAG GAGCAGTGTCAGACCATCCTTTGTATTTTACACTGTGTGGTGAACCTGCAAGTGCTGCCAGCTGATGTGGAGGAGGCCTTACTTGCTCGTGCTATTAAAGCTTTTACTAAG ACAAGCTTCAATTCTGAGAATGGGCCATATGTTTACAATACCTTGAAAACTGTACTTAAACAagcactggaagaaaaaaggaaaaggattaaAGAAGGACAAGAGAATCCTTCTTGA
- the PTPDC1 gene encoding protein tyrosine phosphatase domain-containing protein 1 isoform X1: protein MQPSPRRRSAVSIFSHFFQGRRHSSSDPLLRLSQRRRSSVVELLSSSTHRVMVALSSLSPEELDATFPEKKRGSRRPTAKYTKVGERLRHVIPGHMQCSMACGGRACKYENPTRWAEHEQALKGLYSSWITDNILAMARPSTELIEKYNIIEQFERCGIKSIINLQRPGEHASCGNPLEQESGFTYLPEAFMEAGIYFYNFGWKDYGVASLTTILDMVKVMSFALQEGRVAVHCHAGLGRTGVLIACYLVFATRMSADQAILFVRAKRPNSIQTRGQLLCVREFSQFLVPLRNVFACCEPKAHAVTLSQYLTRQRHLLHGYESRHLKYVPKLVHLVCKLLLDLAENRQVIEAELLDIPDLSAEIEKTVAQLESTELEQELARHDSDASDSSHTHSSALDTQDSHFSLGHECDSFCKRRNVECLQPLTHLRRRLSYSESDLRRAEFLLEQDDTAWTVPAQILANNKAKQNSGEESSATGEAKPQLELNKEALVRNTCMFWSQGRFSLDGRRDGSYHRRNSTKEVQRSRTFSSGLASIYNPKEPEMPRHSFANETTHRKDYKTNIYGRRVYLSEDSDSSSSSSRGNFSIGYESQGSREVSETIPHIVLQSELSLEARRVLAAKALADINEFLGEDEVKQKVEMWQKELNSRDGAWDKICTERDPFILCSLMWSWIEQLKEPILSKDDIDMLAKNCTESQNALHLLRKEQCQTILCILHCVVNLQVLPADVEEALLARAIKAFTKTSFNSENGPYVYNTLKTVLKQALEEKRKRIKEGQENPS from the exons ATGCAGCCTTCCCCCCGCAGGCGCTCGGCCGTCAGCATCTTTAGTCACTTCTTCCAGGGCCGGAGGCATTCCTCCTCCGACCCCCTTCTCCGCCTCAGCCAGCGGCGCCGCAGCTCTGTggtggagctgctctcctcaTCCACGCACCGGGTCATGGTGGCTCTGTCGTCGCTCAGCCCCGAGGAGCTGGATGCAACTTTTCCcgaaaaaaaaa GGGGCTCGAGGCGCCCCACGGCCAAGTACACGAAGGTGGGGGAGCGGCTGCGCCACGTCATCCCCGGGCACATGCAGTGCTCCATGGCCTGCGGCGGCCGCGCCTGCAAGTACGAGAACCCCACGCGCTGGGCTGAGCACGAGCAGGCTCTCAAGGGCCTCTACTCTTCCTG GATAACAGATAATATCCTGGCTATGGCTCGACCCTCAACAGAACTAATTGAAAAGTACAACATTATTGAGCAGTTTGAAAG ATGTGGCATAAAATCCATAATTAACCTTCAGCGTCCTGGGGAGCATGCGAGCTGTGGGAAccccctggagcaggagagcgGCTTCACCTATCTTCCTGAAGCCTTTATGGAGGCTGGCA tttatttttataattttggaTGGAAGGATTACGGAGTGGCATCTCTCACGACTATCCTTGACATGGTAAAGGTGATGTCTTTTgccctgcaggaggggagggtGGCTGTTCATTGCCATGCAGGACTTGGGAGAACAG GTGTTCTAATAGCTTGCTACTTAGTTTTTGCCACCAGAATGAGCGCTGACCAAGCGATTCTGTTTGTCAGAGCCAAAAGGCCAAATTCCATCCAGACACgggggcagctgctgtgtgtcagGGAGTTCTCCCAGTTCCTGGTCCCCCTCCGCAACGTCTTTGCGTGCTGTGAGCCCAAGGCACACGCGGTCACCCTGTCCCAGTACCTGACTCGCCAGAGGCACCTGCTCCATGGCTACGAGAGCAGGCACCTCAAGTACGTGCCAAAACTCGTCCACCTGGTGtgcaagctgctgctggacctGGCTGAGAACAGACAGGTGAtagaggcagagctgctggacatCCCAGATCTCTCAGCTGAGATTGAGAAGACCGTGGCCCAGCTGGAATCCACAGAGCTTGAGCAGGAGCTGGCCAGGCACGACAGCGACGCGTCGGACTCGTCTCACACCCACTCCTCTGCTCTCGACACCCAGGACTCGCACTTTTCCCTGGGACATGAATGTGATTCCTTTTGTAAAAGAAGGAATGTCGAATGCCTTCAGCCTCTTACTCATCTGAGAAGGCGTCTGAGCTACAGTGAGTCAGACCTAAGGAGAGCTGAGTTTCTTTTAGAACAGGATGACACTGCCTGGACAGTGCCTGCTCAGATCTTAGCGAACAACAAAGCCAAGCAGAACAGTGGGGAGGAAAGTTCTGCCACAGGTGAGGCAAAGCCACAGCTGGAGTTAAACAAAGAAGCATTAGTGCGTAACACATGCATGTTCTGGAGTCAAGGGAGATTTAGTTTGGATGGACGAAGGGATGGCTCCTATCACAGAAGGAACTCTACCAAAGAAGTACAACGCAGCAGAACCTTTTCCTCAGGCCTTGCGTCCATCTACAATCCCAAGGAACCTGAGATGCCGAGGCACAGCTTTGCTAATGAGACTACTCACAGGAAGGATTATAAGACCAATATATATGGCAGGAGAGTCTATCTCTCTGAGGACTCTGactcttcttcttcctcttccagaGGGAACTTTTCCATTGGATATGAAAGCCAGGGTAGTAGGGAGGTGTCAGAGACAATTCCACACATTGTTCTGCAGTCAGAATTAAGTTTGGAAGCCCGAAGAGTTTTGGCAGCCAAAGCACTTGCAGATATAAATGAATTTCTGGGAGAGGATGAAGTGAAGCAGAAGGTAGAAATGTGGCAG aaagaACTGAATTCTCGAGATGGAGCTTGGGATAAAATCTGCACCGAGAGAGATCCTTTCATCCTCTGCAGCTTGATGTGGTCATGGATAGAGCAGCTGAAAGAACCTATTCTATCCAAAGATGATATTGACATGCTGGCAAAAAATtgcacagaatcccagaatgcACTCCACTTGCTGAGAAAG GAGCAGTGTCAGACCATCCTTTGTATTTTACACTGTGTGGTGAACCTGCAAGTGCTGCCAGCTGATGTGGAGGAGGCCTTACTTGCTCGTGCTATTAAAGCTTTTACTAAG ACAAGCTTCAATTCTGAGAATGGGCCATATGTTTACAATACCTTGAAAACTGTACTTAAACAagcactggaagaaaaaaggaaaaggattaaAGAAGGACAAGAGAATCCTTCTTGA